The window CCCCTCGAGCACCAGGTCGCAGGTCCAGTACGGCACCCGCTCGATCTCGGCGATCTTGGAGCCGGCGATGTCATCGGCGTCCCAGGGGAAGTACAGGCCGGTGCCGAGCCCGCCCCAGGCGTTGAACGCCCAGTCGACGGCGGCCACCCCGCCACGGCCGTCGACGAGGAAGCTCGGGCCGGTGTCGCGGACCCAGGCGTCGTTGGTGGACGTCTCGATGACGCGCACCTCGCGGGGCAGCCTGCCGCGAGCGTTCACCCACTGGCCATAGGACGTCAGCACCGTCACCGGGTCGCCGCTCGCGACCGCCTCGACGACGTGGACCCACGCGGACTGTGCCGGCTTGGCCCCCAGGCGCCAGTTGTCGGGGCGTTCCGGCCAGACCAGGTAGCAGCCGGCGTGCGGCTCCCACTCGGCCGGCATCCGAAAGCCCGCCTCGCGCGGCGAGGGCCGTCCGGTCACGACGACGCCTTCCTCGGGTGCTCGGCGGTCACGACAGCGCCGTCACGAGGACAACCGGGCGACGTCGGGGCCTTCGGCCATCCCGGTGCGAAGCGCATTGACCTCGGCGGCGCGGAACCGGCGGTGCCCACCGAGGGTGCGGATCGCGGTCAGCTTCCCCGCCCTGGCCCACCGCGAGACCGTTTTCGGGTCCACGCGGAAGAGCACGGCCACCTCGGCCGGCGTGAGCAACTGCTCGTCGTCGGGGCTGTGCGCGTCCATCCGTCTCCCGCTCTCGGCGTGGCTGCCGCCCCCACGGCAGGGACCCACGAGTCTGCCCCGCTGCGGTGCCCATCGTCCCGTCTGTCCGGTTTGGTCCTGAATGGTCCAGCCGGGCCAGGACGCCCAGCCCGAACGGGCCAGCCGGACCCGCGCCGGGCTTGGCTCGTCCGGGAGGGCGGTCTCGGGCCGCTGGCCTGTCAGCAGCCCCGCCGAGCGGTTATCCTTGGAGCCCGGGGCTGCTCCCGCGCGGGCGCCTCATCCACCGCACGTACGACGCACGCGGGGCGCGGTCGCCTCGCCCGAGGGGGTCGAGCCATGGGACGCGGCCGAGCCAAGGCCAAGCAGACCAAGGTCGCCCGTGACC is drawn from Actinomycetes bacterium and contains these coding sequences:
- a CDS encoding BldC family transcriptional regulator; amino-acid sequence: MDAHSPDDEQLLTPAEVAVLFRVDPKTVSRWARAGKLTAIRTLGGHRRFRAAEVNALRTGMAEGPDVARLSS